The Gemmatimonadota bacterium genomic sequence ATGGCATCATGCAATGCGGAGACCGGTTCCGGGTAGGTCTCGGTGGCAATGCGGTCGAGAAAGGTCTCGAGTCGGGCGAGGCTGGTGGCGGCGAGGGTCATTGAAACCGGGGGCTATGGGATCTCAATGGAGGATCGGCGTCGCCCGGTGATCCTGCAGCCGCCGTCAGTCGAGGAAGCGCCGCCGCGTGCCTGGGGCAGGGAGGGGGCAGGCGTCCAGCTTGCCGAAGATGCGATAGCGTGTCGCGGCAACACGGTCATAGACCCAGTCACGCAGCGGACGAGGCACCAGGTAGGCGATGGCCGCCAGGTTCCAGACGCCGCCCAGGTAGCGCGCCACCTGCAGGGCGGCGGTCGAGCGCACCCACGCCCCGTCTTTGTAGAGGAGCACCACGGAGTCCACTGCGGCGAGTTGCGGAAGGAGGCGTCGCGCTTCGTCTCCGATCGGCCCCTGCAGCGTGGCGAAGCGCATGGCGCCCTCGGGGTCTCGCTTCAGGATGAACTGCACGAACCGGTTGCAGAGGCCGCAGACGCCGTCGTACAACAGGACGTAGCCGTGCGCATCGATCGCTCGTCGCAGCGGGGAGGCCGCGGGGACCGACATGCGGGCGAGTGGGAGCTTCGGGCGCGCGCGAGCCATCACACGCAAGCTAGTGGGCCGGCGTGGTGGTGTGCACGCCATTTTCGACCGGCCAATGCGCGCGCGTGAGCGATTCGGCGCGTCGCCCGGTTCGGTCCGGGGATCGCCCTAGATTTGCGTGATGCCACGCGTCGTGGACGTCGCCCTCGCACTTCCGCTCTTTCGGACCTTTTCGTACCTCCCGCCCACGGATGGGGTGGAGGTCGCGCCGGGGAGCCGCGTCGTGGTGCCGTTCCGGAATCGTCGTGAGGTAGGTGTGGCCCTTGGCAGCCGCGAGGTTCCCGAAGGCGAGCGCGCCTGGAAGCGGATCGTGAGTGTGCCGGACCCGGACCCCGCCGTCGGGCCGGCCCTGCTCGCGACAGCGCAGTGGATCTCGTCGCACTACGTCGCGCCGATGGGCGTGGTGCTGCGCGCGGCCCTCCCCGTGCAGCTCACCTCCGCGGCGGCGCCAACCCCGCCCGGAAAGCGGCAGCGCGTCGTGGTACTGCACCGCCGCCTGGACTCCCTGATGGAGCGTGACGCCCTGTTCAAGCGGACGCCGAAACAGCGCGTGGTGTACGAGCACCTCGAGGCCAACAACGATCGAGCCACGGCGGCCGCCCTCCATGAGCGGCTCGGCATTGGCGACGGGGTCCTGCGCGCCATGGCGCAGCGTGGCCTGGTACGACTGGAACAGGAGGGCGTGCTGCGTGATCCGTTCGCCACGCGTGCCGTTGCGCCGGCGTCCGCCTACCAGCCAACCGAAGCGCAGCAGGCGGCGATCGACCAGATCTCGCAGGCGCCGCCCGGGACCGTGACCCTCCTGCACGGGGTAACCGGGAGTGGCAAGACGCTCGTGTACCTGGAAGTGCTGCGCCGCGCCCTCGTCGATCCGACGGCAACCGCCATCGTGCTCGTCCCGGAAATTGCCCTCACGCCGCAGACCGTCGCGCGCTTCCGGGCGTGGTTTGGTGACCAGGTGGCGGTGCTGCACAGCGCGTTGTCGGACGGCGAGCGACTGGACGCCTGGCGAGTGCTCCAGCGCCGCGAACGCCGGATCGCGGTCGGTGCACGGTCGGCGATCTTTGCGCCGTTGGCCAACGTGCGGGTCATCGTGGTCGACGAGGAGCACGAGGCGAGCTACAAGCAGGCCGAATCGCCGCGGTATCACGCGCGCGATGTGGCGATTGTCCGTGCGCGGCACGAGGGGGCGGTGGTCGTCCTTGGGAGCGCGACGCCCTCCCTCGAGAGCTGGCACCACGCGCAGGAGGGACGGCACACCCTCGTGTCGCTCCCGGACCGCGTGGGGGGCGGCGTCCTGCCGTCGGTGTCGGTGGTGGACCTTCGGGGGCCGCGTCCCTCGGTGGCCCAGCTCCCCGATGGGGCGCGGGTCCCTGCGCCGCCACAGGAGCCGGCAGAGCGGGATCCCTTTCGTCGGGTGATCTGCCAGTCGTTGGAGTCGGCGTTGCGGGAACGGATCGCCCGTGGTGAGCAGTCCATCGTGTTGCTCAACCGACGCGGCTACGCCTCGTTTCTGCAGTGCGCGAGCTGCGGGGAGGTCGCGGCGTGTCCCAATTGCTCAATCTCGCTCACGCTGCACCGGACCCCGGAGCGGCTGGCGTGTCACTACTGCGGACATCATGAGGAGGTGCACCAGGCCTGCCGGCGGTGCCGGGCGCCGACCGTCCGCCACAAGGGGCTCGGCACCCAACAGGTGGAACGCTTGTTAGGCGAGCGCCTGCCCACGGCACGCATCGCCCGCATGGACCTGGACACGACGAGCGGCAAATGGGCCCATGCCGACATATTGGATCGCGTGGGACGCGGCGAGGTGGACATTCTCCTCGGTACGCAGATGATCGCCAAGGGCTTGGACTTTCCCGGCGTGACCCTGGTCGGTGTGATCGATGCCGATGTGGGAATGAACCTGCCCGATTTTCGCGCCGCCGAACGGACGTTTCAGCTGCTCGCCCAGGTGGCCGGTCGGGCCGGTCGCAGCGTCAAGGCCGGGCATGTCATCGTGCAGACGCGCATGCCGGACCACCACGCGGTCACCTGTGCGGTGACCCACGATTATCACAGCTTCGTGGCCCGTGAGCTGGCCGACCGGCGGGCGCCCGCCTATCCCCCGATGGTGCGCCTGGCCAACGTCGTGTTCAGTGGCATCGAAGAGGTCGCCGTTGCCGAGGTGGCGCAGGCGGCGGCGTCCTGGCTCCAGCGCCTTGTGGAAAACCGCCAGCTCACGGGGGTCCGCCTGATCGGGCCTGCGCCGTCGCCGATCACCCGCATCAAGACGCGCTACAGGTGGCACCTGCTGCTCAAATCGGTCGACGGTCGTATGCTCACAAATGTGTTGCGGTTCTTCGCCGAACGATTCGACGTGCCCGCCCGCCATGAACTGCGGGTCAGCATCGATCGTGATCCGGTCACTTTGCTCTAGGTGCGGTGACTCGCGTTATGATCGCGCGTGTCACCCGTGTATCTTGCGGAGTGCCCAACGCACCGGACTCGATGAACCTGCCTCGTCTGCATTCGCCCGCCGCGATCGCTCCCTCCTGCCGTCCTCCATTCGTGGGGGTCGTGCGATGAATGACGTGACGCGCCGCTTTCTCAACGGAGTGCTCGAGCGAGTACCCGAGTCCCGCATCGTGGAGGTGCGGGTGTTTCCCGCCATGCGGCAAGGCGGGGTCGAATCGGGGATCGCCGTCCTCGCCGTCGAGCAGGGGTTCGATTCCATCCCGGATGCAACAGCGGCGCTCGAGATGGACGAGCTGGTCGAGGACGCCGTAGATGGTGCGGTGGTCCCGGCCGATCACGAGATGGTCATGACCCTCGCGATCGCCGAAGTTGATGACGCCGAGTCCGACGACCTGGGCGACGCTGGCAGCGGTCTCGGGGACTCGTGGCCGGTGACGGTGACGTCTGACGAAGCGGCCGTCGAGCGCGAGCGGGCCCTCTTGGTCACATCCGATGGGGTGCACGTCGCGGACCTTCCGTTGCACGAGATGGCCGATGCCACGGTGGGCGACGTGGAGCGGGAACTCGACACCGACGTCGCGCTGGCCGACGTGGGCGTGGCCGAACCGGAAGAATCGATCGCGTTAGGCGATATCCTCGCCCTCCCGGCGCCGGAGCGGACCGTCCCCGTGCGTGACCCGCAGGAACGACTCGCCATCCTTTGTGCACGTTATCGTCTCGTGCTCAAGGGACCGGATCGCGGGAAGTGGGAGCTTGAGGTCGTGCACCAGGCCGATGCGCCGCTGGCGACCCTGGACCGGGTGATCGCCGGTGTGGTGCGCCGGTCGGGGGAGACGGCCGAACCGGAGCGCTTGAGTGGCGAGTCCCTTCGCACGCGGCTCGACGCGCCCCCGTGGGTCGAGGGGGCCGCGGCCTGACATGGAGGTCGCGAGCGTCGGCTGGTTTGTCGCCTTTACGGCGGGACTGCTGTCCTTCCTCTCGCCCTGCGTCCTGCCGCTCGTCCCCACCTACATCACGTTCATCAGTGGTGTCTCGCTGGAGGACGCGCAGTCAACGGCGACGCGACGGACGGCCCTCATCCATGGCCTGCTTTTCACCTTTGGCTTCTCGCTGATCTTTGTCGCCATCGGCGCAATTGCCTCGGGGATCGGCCAGGTCGCCGTCGCCAACCGCGGGTGGATCAGCAAGGCCGGCGGCGTGATGATCATCATCTTCGGGCTGTACCTGATGGGGATCCTGCGCAGCCAGATGCTCTCCACCGAGAAGCGGGTGCACCTGGCCGACAAGCCCGCCGGGTACCTCGGCACGGTGTTCGTTGGCATCGCGTTCGGCGCAGGGTGGACGCCCTGCATCGGCCCGATCCTCGCGTCGATCTACGCGTACGCGTCCGCGCAGGAGACGATGGGGGAGGCCCTTGGGCTGCTCGTGGCGTACTCGCTCGGGTTGGCGGTTCCCTTCATCATCTCGGCCGTGGCGGTCGATCGCTTCATGGCCTTTTTCCACCGCATCAAGCGACACATGGCCTGGTTGCAGCGGGGAACCGGGGTGATCATGGTGGCGATCGGGGTGCTGATGGTCACGGGGCGTTTCACAATCCTCGCGTCCTACCTGAACCGGTTCACTCCGGAGTTCCTCCTGGACCGGTTGTAGACGACCTCGCCTGGCACCACCCCGGCCGGTCATGGGTCACGGCACCTTTCGCCCCGGCGGTGGTATCTTGGAGGGACCCCATCCACCCGGACCCCGATGCGCACTCCACTGCTCGTTGCCGCGCTGGCCGCTATCGCCTTGGCCTGCGGCGACCGCACGAATGACGGCTTGGCGCAGGACTCGACCCTGACGCGCGACCTGGCTCGCGCGGGCGAGGATTCAATGGCGCAGCCGCAATTGCAGGATGTGCCGGACACCGCGGTGCTCGCGGAAGCCCCGCCTCCACCTCCGCCGGCCGCGACACCCAAGTCGACGCCGCGGCCGAAGCAGAGCCTGCCGCCCGCGAAGTCCAACCCAACCCCCACGCCGACCCCAACTCCACCACCGGCGCCAGCACCCACCACGACGCCGAGTGGGAACACGATCGACAAGGGGAGTGGTGCGGCGGAGAAGGCGACCGGGAGTGTCGCGGCTGGGAGCATCCTCAAGTTGGACGCGCTCAACCAGGTGTGCACCAACACCAACAAGGTGGGCGACCGATTTACCGCCACAGTGACGGAAGCGGTCAGTGGCTCGAACGGGGTGATGATCCCGTCTGGTGCCGACGTGACGCTCGAACTGACGGAGCTCAAGCGCTCGGACAACACCAATGACAACATCGTGATGGGGTTCCGGGTGATCAACGTGACCTTCGGCGGGCGCACCTACCCGTTGGATGCGGATGTGCAGACGGCGACCATTGATCGT encodes the following:
- the priA gene encoding primosomal protein N', with protein sequence MPRVVDVALALPLFRTFSYLPPTDGVEVAPGSRVVVPFRNRREVGVALGSREVPEGERAWKRIVSVPDPDPAVGPALLATAQWISSHYVAPMGVVLRAALPVQLTSAAAPTPPGKRQRVVVLHRRLDSLMERDALFKRTPKQRVVYEHLEANNDRATAAALHERLGIGDGVLRAMAQRGLVRLEQEGVLRDPFATRAVAPASAYQPTEAQQAAIDQISQAPPGTVTLLHGVTGSGKTLVYLEVLRRALVDPTATAIVLVPEIALTPQTVARFRAWFGDQVAVLHSALSDGERLDAWRVLQRRERRIAVGARSAIFAPLANVRVIVVDEEHEASYKQAESPRYHARDVAIVRARHEGAVVVLGSATPSLESWHHAQEGRHTLVSLPDRVGGGVLPSVSVVDLRGPRPSVAQLPDGARVPAPPQEPAERDPFRRVICQSLESALRERIARGEQSIVLLNRRGYASFLQCASCGEVAACPNCSISLTLHRTPERLACHYCGHHEEVHQACRRCRAPTVRHKGLGTQQVERLLGERLPTARIARMDLDTTSGKWAHADILDRVGRGEVDILLGTQMIAKGLDFPGVTLVGVIDADVGMNLPDFRAAERTFQLLAQVAGRAGRSVKAGHVIVQTRMPDHHAVTCAVTHDYHSFVARELADRRAPAYPPMVRLANVVFSGIEEVAVAEVAQAAASWLQRLVENRQLTGVRLIGPAPSPITRIKTRYRWHLLLKSVDGRMLTNVLRFFAERFDVPARHELRVSIDRDPVTLL
- a CDS encoding cytochrome c biogenesis protein CcdA, which encodes MEVASVGWFVAFTAGLLSFLSPCVLPLVPTYITFISGVSLEDAQSTATRRTALIHGLLFTFGFSLIFVAIGAIASGIGQVAVANRGWISKAGGVMIIIFGLYLMGILRSQMLSTEKRVHLADKPAGYLGTVFVGIAFGAGWTPCIGPILASIYAYASAQETMGEALGLLVAYSLGLAVPFIISAVAVDRFMAFFHRIKRHMAWLQRGTGVIMVAIGVLMVTGRFTILASYLNRFTPEFLLDRL
- a CDS encoding DUF393 domain-containing protein, yielding MSVPAASPLRRAIDAHGYVLLYDGVCGLCNRFVQFILKRDPEGAMRFATLQGPIGDEARRLLPQLAAVDSVVLLYKDGAWVRSTAALQVARYLGGVWNLAAIAYLVPRPLRDWVYDRVAATRYRIFGKLDACPLPAPGTRRRFLD